In Nicotiana tabacum cultivar K326 chromosome 11, ASM71507v2, whole genome shotgun sequence, a single window of DNA contains:
- the LOC142165923 gene encoding secreted RxLR effector protein 161-like, protein MKDMSEADYILGVKIERDRSNKLLSLSQETYIKKILERFRMNSCKSMDTPIERGEILSLEMCPKTENEKEDMSRVPYSSVVGSLMYAMLCTRPDICYVVGLVSRYQSNPGRDHWKAVKRIFRYLKGTADYSLCYSGNDLYLRGYTDADWAGDRNDRKSTSSYAFLLNGGAMSWKSKKQTCIALSTMEAEFVDCASTVQEAVWLKRFFEHLNIT, encoded by the coding sequence ATGAAAGATATGAGCGAGGCAGACTATATCCTTGGAGTTAAGATCGAAAGAGATCGTTCCAATAAGTTATTGAGTTTATCTCAAGAaacttatataaagaaaattttggAGCGTTTTCGTATGAATAGTTGCAAATCCATGGATACTCCTATAGAGAGAGGTGAAATTTTAAGCCTTGAAATGTGTCCCAAgactgaaaatgaaaaggaagacatGTCTCGAGTTCCATATTCAAGTGTTGTCGGGAGCTTGATGTACGCTATGTTGTGTACTCGCCCAGATATTTGTTATGTCGTAGGTCTGGTTAGCAGGTATCAATCCAATCCTGGAAGAGATCATTGGAAAGCTGTGAAGAGAATTTTCAGATACCTGAAGGGAACTGCAGATTATTCACTATGTTATAGTGGAAATGATTTATACTTGAGAGGAtatacagatgctgattgggctggTGATCGGAATGATAGAAAATCAACATCCAGTTATGCCTTCTTACTTAATGGTGGTGCTATGTCATGGAAAAGTAAGAAACAAACCTGCATAGCCCTTTCAACAATGGAAGCTGAGTTCGTGGATTGTGCGTCTACAGTACAAGAAGCTGTTTGGTTGAAGAGATTCTTTGAGCATTTGAATATTACATAG